One genomic segment of Streptococcus salivarius includes these proteins:
- the whiA gene encoding DNA-binding protein WhiA, translated as MSFTIKVKEEIIAASSKDKAELSALIKMSGSVGLTNQGLTLSISTENAKIARHIYQLMESRYQSNPELRHHNKTNLKKNRVYTVFVADHVNDILSDLQLADSFFGFETGIETSVMEDDEAGRSYLRGAFLATGTVRDPEKGRYQLEIFSVYQDHAEDLASLMKKFMLDAKVLSHKNGFVTYLQKAEDIMDFLLVIGAMNSKDVFEEVKIMRETRNDLNRANNAETANIARTISASMKTINNIIKIMDTVGLEILPVELRQIAQLRIANPDYSIQQIADSIEPPLTKSGVNHRLRKINKIADDL; from the coding sequence ATGAGTTTCACAATTAAGGTTAAAGAAGAGATAATTGCTGCTTCAAGCAAAGACAAGGCTGAGTTGTCAGCATTGATTAAGATGTCTGGTTCGGTTGGATTGACTAATCAAGGCTTGACTCTTTCCATCTCAACAGAAAATGCAAAGATTGCGCGACATATCTACCAATTAATGGAAAGTCGTTATCAGAGTAATCCTGAATTGAGACATCACAACAAGACTAATCTCAAGAAAAATCGTGTTTACACGGTTTTTGTCGCTGACCATGTCAATGATATTTTGTCCGATTTACAATTGGCAGATTCTTTCTTTGGCTTTGAAACAGGTATTGAAACATCAGTAATGGAAGATGACGAAGCTGGAAGATCCTATTTACGAGGCGCTTTTTTGGCGACTGGAACAGTACGTGATCCTGAAAAGGGACGTTATCAATTAGAAATTTTTTCCGTTTACCAAGACCATGCAGAGGATTTAGCTTCTCTCATGAAAAAATTTATGCTCGATGCCAAGGTTTTGAGTCATAAAAATGGTTTTGTGACCTATCTTCAAAAAGCTGAGGACATTATGGATTTTCTCCTTGTTATTGGTGCAATGAATTCTAAGGATGTCTTCGAAGAGGTCAAAATTATGCGAGAAACCAGAAATGATCTGAATCGTGCCAATAATGCGGAAACAGCTAATATTGCTAGAACGATTAGTGCTAGCATGAAAACAATTAATAATATTATCAAGATTATGGATACGGTTGGCTTGGAGATTTTACCGGTGGAGCTGCGCCAAATTGCCCAACTTCGTATTGCCAACCCAGATTACTCTATCCAGCAGATTGCAGATAGTATAGAACCTCCTCTGACCAAGAGTGGTGTTAACCATCGTCTCAGAAAAATCAATAAGATTGCGGACGATTTGTAA
- a CDS encoding C69 family dipeptidase, whose protein sequence is MACTTILVGKKASYDGSTMIARTEDSQSGVFTPKEFLVVPPEDQPRHYQSVLSNFSIDLPDNPLRYTSVPDALGKDGIWGEAGINSANVAMSATETITTNARVLGADPLVKDGFGEEDMLTLVLPYIKTAREGVLRLGQLLETYGTYESNGIAFSDTEEIWWLETIGGHHWIARRVPDDAYVTNPNQLGIDHYEFENPDDYLASPDIRNFINKHHLDLTYSNEHFNPRYAFGSQRDKDRHYNTPRAWAMQKFLNPEKDYDPKSFFIPWCQKPYRKITVEDVKYVLSLHYQDTPYDPYGPQGDAVSQRQFRPIGINRTSQTALLQMRPNKPSETTGIQWLAYGSMPFGTMVPFWTQVGTTPAYFRQTTDKVDTGNFYWSNRLIAAICDPHFQQHEADLDAYVETTMALGHAMINHVDTALANDESIDFEAENQKISDKIQSETDKLLAKVLDDASNLMTNRFSMSD, encoded by the coding sequence ATGGCTTGTACAACGATTTTAGTAGGTAAGAAAGCCTCATATGACGGCTCTACCATGATTGCACGTACTGAGGATTCTCAATCAGGCGTTTTTACGCCTAAAGAATTTCTCGTCGTGCCCCCTGAAGACCAACCGCGTCATTACCAGTCTGTGCTTAGCAATTTTTCAATTGATTTGCCAGATAATCCTCTACGTTATACTTCTGTCCCAGATGCGCTTGGGAAAGACGGTATTTGGGGTGAAGCTGGTATTAACTCAGCTAATGTTGCCATGAGTGCAACAGAAACAATCACGACCAATGCGCGTGTTCTCGGTGCAGATCCTCTTGTTAAAGATGGTTTTGGAGAAGAGGATATGTTGACTTTGGTCTTGCCATATATCAAGACGGCGCGTGAAGGTGTCCTTCGTTTGGGACAACTCCTTGAAACTTACGGAACTTATGAGTCAAATGGTATTGCTTTTTCAGACACTGAAGAAATTTGGTGGTTGGAAACAATTGGTGGTCACCATTGGATTGCAAGACGTGTTCCAGACGATGCCTATGTAACTAACCCAAACCAACTTGGTATCGATCACTATGAGTTTGAAAATCCAGACGACTATCTTGCCTCACCAGACATTCGAAACTTCATTAATAAACATCACCTAGATTTGACTTATTCTAATGAACACTTTAATCCACGTTATGCTTTTGGTAGCCAACGAGATAAGGATCGTCATTATAATACACCACGTGCCTGGGCTATGCAGAAATTTTTGAACCCAGAAAAAGACTATGATCCAAAATCATTCTTTATTCCATGGTGCCAAAAACCATACCGTAAAATTACAGTTGAAGATGTTAAATACGTTTTGAGTCTTCATTACCAAGATACACCTTATGACCCTTATGGACCTCAAGGAGATGCGGTAAGTCAACGCCAATTCCGTCCAATCGGTATTAACCGTACTAGTCAAACAGCTCTCTTGCAAATGCGTCCTAACAAACCATCAGAAACAACTGGTATTCAGTGGTTAGCCTATGGATCAATGCCATTCGGTACAATGGTGCCATTCTGGACTCAGGTCGGAACAACACCTGCTTATTTCCGTCAAACAACTGATAAAGTAGATACAGGTAATTTCTACTGGAGTAATCGCTTGATTGCTGCTATCTGTGATCCTCATTTCCAACAGCATGAAGCTGATTTAGATGCCTATGTAGAAACAACTATGGCTCTTGGCCATGCCATGATTAATCATGTTGATACCGCTTTGGCTAATGATGAAAGTATTGATTTTGAAGCAGAAAATCAAAAAATTAGTGATAAGATTCAGTCAGAAACAGATAAACTATTGGCAAAAGTCTTAGATGATGCAAGTAACTTGATGACCAATCGTTTTTCTATGAGTGATTAA
- a CDS encoding PrsW family intramembrane metalloprotease, producing MFRKLTLYLFLLLASIGLTYDTQSYTSGALSGSAYGIIGLSTLIALCYILPGIFLVRYLGKRWQVKPLVLIFALIGGVFITGWIAGYANTISHDWVTAHLSSKSFFYRFEDALMAPLVEEPLKLAAFLFAIYMVPTKSYKGLLLVAITAGLGFQISEDFSYILSDLPDGFSYTVSGILGRTIGAVSSHWLYTSFLAIGLVLIWRSRQKLINSKYSLIGILYACGAFAAHFAWNSPLRNLESDLPWASGLLISVNLFFFITLYQILSKLDEENK from the coding sequence ATGTTTCGTAAATTAACCCTATATCTTTTTTTATTGCTTGCATCCATTGGCCTGACTTATGATACACAATCATACACCTCAGGTGCCTTGTCTGGTTCAGCATACGGTATTATTGGACTATCAACACTAATTGCCTTATGTTATATCCTACCAGGAATATTTCTGGTTCGATACTTAGGTAAGAGATGGCAGGTGAAACCACTTGTTCTCATATTTGCTCTAATTGGTGGAGTCTTTATTACAGGATGGATAGCTGGTTATGCCAATACCATTTCTCACGACTGGGTGACTGCTCATCTTTCTTCAAAGAGTTTCTTCTACCGCTTTGAGGATGCCCTTATGGCCCCCCTAGTTGAAGAACCCCTCAAACTAGCTGCTTTTCTCTTTGCTATCTATATGGTGCCAACAAAAAGTTACAAGGGGCTCTTGCTTGTCGCTATTACGGCAGGTCTTGGCTTCCAGATTAGTGAAGATTTCTCCTATATTCTTTCAGATTTGCCTGATGGTTTTTCTTATACGGTTTCAGGGATTCTTGGTCGAACTATTGGTGCTGTATCGTCTCACTGGCTTTACACGTCCTTCCTTGCTATAGGGCTAGTCCTTATATGGCGTTCACGTCAAAAACTCATTAATTCCAAGTACAGTCTTATTGGTATTCTTTATGCTTGCGGTGCTTTTGCGGCACACTTTGCTTGGAATTCACCTCTTCGAAATTTAGAAAGCGATTTGCCATGGGCATCAGGCCTTCTCATTTCAGTCAATCTTTTCTTTTTCATTACACTTTATCAGATTCTCTCGAAACTAGATGAAGAAAACAAGTAA